The stretch of DNA CGGGCTTCGAGCTCGACACCCTTGAACGTCGCCTTGCCGGCGTTCGAAACGACGCCACAGAAGCTGGGGAGCCCGCCGACGTTGCAGGCCACCGAGCCGGGAATCTGGACGTCGGTGTAGTCGGCATAGAAGCCCGCCAGCGCCACGTAGAGCCGATCGCCCAAGAGGCTGGCCTTGTAGCCCACTTCGTAGCTGTCGACCTTCTCGGGCTGGAAGCTGAGGAGGGCGGAGACCTCGTCATTGCTGCGCACGCCGTCGCCGTTGAGGTCGGGTGCATTGGCGCCGACGCCGCGCGGGTCGAAGCCGCCACCCTTAAAGCCCTGCGAGTAGCTGGCGTAGAGCGTGTGGTCGGGCGTCGGCTTGAACGTGATGGACGCGCGTGGCGTGAACTTGGAGAAGCTGCGCTTGCCCGAAAAGATCGTGCTCGGCGCGCCGAAGGCGACTCCTGCGCCGCGCTTGTCCCAGGTGTAGCGGCCGCCCAGAGAGATACTGAATTGGTCGCTGAAGTCGTAAGTGAAATCTCCGAAAACTGCGTAAGTGTCGGTGTCGACGTCTGCTTCGGTAAAGGCCGTCAGACCAGGAACGGTGTTGAACAGCCGCACGTCGAACAGTGTGTCGGCAGTGGCGGTCAGATAGTAGAAGCCGAGCAGGCCCTTCAGCTTGTCGCTCTCGTACAGGAACTGGGATTCCTGGCTGAGCTGCTCGTTGGCATAGATGCTGAGCACGTCGACATCGGCTGCGGGCAGCGCGTCGAAGTCGATCGGGGTGTCGGAGCGGTCCTTGCGGCAAGCGCTGATCGATCGCAGCGTCAGCGTATCGGTCAATTCGGAGGTGGTGTTGATCGCGAGGCCGTACGCCTCGATGTCCTGCTTGGGCGAGACCAGGCCGCCTTGGCTATCGATCACGTCGCGGAGCACGGGCACGTTGGTGCGTACAAGGCCTTCCCGTGGTTCTGGTCCAACCAGTACGACTTGCGGCTGCAGACTGCGGGCATCAACGTCGGCTACGACAAGGTCGTCGTGCGCGGCGAGCCGGAAGCCCGCGCCTTCGATGTCATCTACCTGAAGGAAGGCCGCGTGCTGGCGCTCGATTGCGTCAACATGGTCAAGGACTACGTACAGGGGCGCAAGCTGGTGGAAGCCGGCGCCAAGCCCGATCTCGCCGCGCTGGCGGACAAGGACAAGCCGCTCAAGGAACTGCAGACTATTTATAGTTCAAGGCCGATCGATCGAGCCGATCGCGACTGGGCCGCGCCTTACGCGCCGAATACCATCTTTGCCTCGCGGCGCTCTAGCGCGAGCCGCATGAACAAACGTCCGGTTTCGGAGAGCGGAAAGGTGCCCTTGAATGGCAGCAAGTGGGTCACGCCAGCTTAGATCAGATCTCCGTGCGCCCAGACAGCTCCAGCGCGTCTTCTACGTCCACTCCGAGGTAACGAACGGTGCTCTCGATTTTTGCGTGACCCAGCAGGATCTGAACGGCCCGCGGGTTGCCGGTGCCTTATAGATGATAGATGCTTTGGTGCGGCGCAGCGAGTGCGTCCCGTACTCCTCAGCTTGAAGGCCGATGCCCGTAACCCACTCCCTGACGAGCCGGCCATACTGCCTCGTGCTCATGTGATCCATGTAGTCGTTACGGCTCGGGAAGACGAAGTCGTTCAAGGTGCCACCACGTCGTTCAAGCCAGGAGAGCAATGATTGCCGAGCTGGTTCAACGATCTCGAACTGTACCGCGCGCTTCGTCTTCTGCTGCACGACGATTGCCCGGTCGCGATGCGACCACCAGCCGTTATGTCTCCGATCCGAACCTTGACGACGTCGCAGCCGCGCAGCTTGCTGTCGATCGCTAAGTCGAAGGGGGCTCGATCGCGTAACCTTCGGTGCTGGTCGAGCCAGAACCGGATAGCCCGAACCTGCTGAGGTTTCAGGGCCCGCTTAGCACCGACTATTCGTCCTTCGTTCCAGGGCCGCAGATCATCGAATGCAGAGTCCAGCGTGATCTTAGACCGGGCATTTGGAAGGCCGAACATGACGAGGCCTATGGTTGAGTCTGGGCCGGCGCAAGTCCAATTAGAACTTCGTTCGACCTGACGGTTCGAAGGCTTGCTCTACCTCCATCCGAGGTGAAGGACGATGCTCTCGAGTGGATGAGGGGGGGGCGATGTTCGTTGATGGTCGTTCGGCGGTAGACCGAGACACCGCTCACCCATGCGCACGTGAGCGACCCGATAGGTTGCTTCGGATCCCGCATCCTCGAAGGCGCGCATCACTGCGTTGAGCTGGCGTGGAGTGAGCGGATGATGGTCCTCAACAGCCATTGTTGCACCGATGCCTCTGATCCCTCGCAGGAACTCTTCAGCGCTGTCATGCTGTTCAACGTAGTCAATTGTCGTGATCGTATAATTGTTGCCCCAAGGGATTGCTGCAGCAAGTTCTTGGGCATCAGGATACGAGTGAAGCCCGGTACGCAGCCCCTCGGCTCGATGTGCATCTGCCCACTCCTGCAAGCTGCCCGCAAGCAGGGTTGTGAATGCAAGATAGCCCCCT from Novosphingobium sp. 9U encodes:
- a CDS encoding methyltransferase domain-containing protein; translated protein: MSARRSVTESFNRAAHYDQHAQVQRMVAEDLADNISRLPVVLALGSDLRILELGCGTGFLSQALTRRGLRGDWLVTDIAPAMVQRCRARMNQEATSATINYAVLDAANIPPLPGFQFDLICSSLAFQWLPDLPSTVANLTRCLAPGGYLAFTTLLAGSLQEWADAHRAEGLRTGLHSYPDAQELAAAIPWGNNYTITTIDYVEQHDSAEEFLRGIRGIGATMAVEDHHPLTPRQLNAVMRAFEDAGSEATYRVAHVRMGERCLGLPPNDHQRTSPPPHPLESIVLHLGWR